In Halopseudomonas xinjiangensis, a single genomic region encodes these proteins:
- a CDS encoding 2Fe-2S iron-sulfur cluster-binding protein, whose translation MTKVKLQPSGHEIDLLPGETILAAAQRLGFDVPQSCRNGNCHICAANLISGTARQRDAIVDQGELYTCISRPLDDCELNWENVLGPNELPLRSLACQVVDCTDIGAGVWRVLLRTPAGKPLRHHAGQYLLLERDDGESSAFSIASAPNDNRELELQILAREQSTIALVEHLRRNRIARIKVPLGDCHVGQLPDKPLILIAAGTGLAQMQSIIEDCLARGFDRAIHLYWGVREATDFYQAPFWNSWANQPNLYLHQVVSDDAAWPGRQGLLPQAVSADLTSLGEYEVFVSGSPPMVYATLDTLVAAGMPEQRMRADVFSYAPREALGE comes from the coding sequence ATGACCAAGGTCAAGCTACAACCGTCCGGACACGAGATCGACCTGCTTCCGGGCGAAACCATTCTCGCCGCGGCGCAACGCCTTGGGTTCGACGTGCCGCAGAGCTGCCGCAACGGCAATTGCCATATCTGTGCGGCCAACCTGATCAGTGGCACTGCACGACAGAGGGATGCCATCGTTGATCAAGGTGAGCTATACACCTGCATCTCCAGACCTTTGGATGACTGCGAATTGAACTGGGAAAACGTACTGGGCCCGAACGAGCTTCCGCTGCGCAGCCTTGCCTGTCAGGTCGTCGACTGTACCGATATCGGCGCAGGTGTATGGCGAGTCCTGTTACGCACACCTGCAGGCAAGCCTCTGCGCCACCACGCCGGCCAATATCTGCTGCTCGAGCGCGACGATGGCGAGTCCTCAGCGTTCTCCATCGCCTCAGCGCCGAACGACAACAGGGAACTCGAGCTGCAGATTCTCGCGCGCGAGCAGTCCACTATCGCGCTGGTGGAGCATCTGCGCCGCAATCGAATTGCGCGTATCAAGGTGCCGCTGGGCGATTGCCACGTTGGCCAGCTGCCGGACAAGCCGCTGATTCTCATCGCGGCCGGGACCGGCCTGGCACAGATGCAGAGCATTATCGAAGATTGTCTGGCTCGCGGTTTCGACCGAGCGATCCACCTGTACTGGGGCGTACGCGAGGCGACGGACTTTTACCAGGCGCCGTTCTGGAACAGCTGGGCCAACCAGCCCAACCTTTACCTGCATCAGGTGGTAAGTGATGACGCGGCCTGGCCTGGCCGTCAGGGTCTGTTGCCGCAGGCAGTCAGCGCCGATCTGACCAGCCTCGGTGAATATGAGGTATTCGTGAGCGGCTCCCCGCCGATGGTGTATGCGACGCTGGATACCCTGGTCGCCGCCGGCATGCCTGAGCAAAGGATGCGTGCCGACGTTTTTTCGTATGCACCCCGAGAAGCGCTAGGCGAATGA
- the ubiD gene encoding 4-hydroxy-3-polyprenylbenzoate decarboxylase, producing MQYSDLRDFIRALEQKGELKRIQTPVSPILEMTEICDRTLRKSGPALLFENPTGFDMPVLGNLFGTPERVALGMGADEVSELREIGKLLAFLKEPDPPKGLKDAWSKLPIFKKVISMAPKVVRDAPCQATVFEGDDVDLGRIPVQTCWPGDAGPLITWGLVVTKGPNKDRQNLGIYRQQVIGRNKVIMRWLSHRGGALDFKEWCDKHPGQPFPVAVALGADPATILGAVTPVPDSLSEYAFAGLLRGQRTELVKCRGSDLQVPASAEIVLEGVIHPGDMADEGPFGDHTGYYNEVDRFPVFTIERITQREKPIYHSTYTGRPPDEPAILGVALNEVFVPILQKQFPEITDFYLPPEGCSYRMAVVSMKKQYPGHAKRVMLGVWSFLRQFMYTKFVIVTDDDVNVRDWNDVIWAITTRMDPKRDTVMIDNTPIDYLDFASPVSGLGSKMGLDATNKWPGETTREWGVAIKQDTAVTERIDAIWNELGIE from the coding sequence ATGCAATATTCCGATCTACGCGATTTCATCCGGGCCCTTGAACAGAAGGGCGAGTTGAAGCGCATCCAGACACCGGTTTCGCCGATTCTGGAAATGACCGAGATCTGCGATCGCACCCTGCGCAAGAGCGGCCCCGCTCTGCTGTTCGAGAATCCTACAGGCTTCGACATGCCAGTACTTGGCAACCTGTTCGGCACACCCGAACGGGTCGCGCTGGGCATGGGGGCTGATGAGGTCAGCGAACTTCGCGAGATTGGCAAGCTGCTGGCTTTTCTGAAGGAACCTGATCCGCCGAAGGGCCTGAAGGACGCCTGGTCCAAGCTCCCTATCTTCAAGAAGGTCATTTCCATGGCTCCCAAGGTGGTGCGTGACGCCCCCTGCCAGGCCACGGTATTCGAAGGCGATGACGTCGATCTGGGCCGTATCCCGGTGCAGACGTGCTGGCCTGGAGACGCTGGCCCGCTGATCACCTGGGGCCTGGTCGTCACCAAGGGCCCGAACAAGGATCGGCAGAATCTGGGTATTTATCGCCAGCAGGTGATTGGCCGTAACAAGGTGATCATGCGCTGGCTCAGCCATCGTGGCGGCGCACTGGATTTCAAGGAATGGTGCGACAAGCATCCAGGCCAGCCCTTTCCAGTGGCCGTGGCGCTGGGCGCCGATCCAGCGACCATTCTTGGCGCGGTGACTCCAGTCCCGGACTCGCTGTCCGAATATGCGTTTGCCGGCCTTCTGCGCGGTCAGCGCACCGAATTGGTGAAATGCCGCGGTTCGGATCTGCAGGTCCCGGCTAGCGCGGAAATCGTCCTGGAGGGCGTCATCCACCCTGGCGACATGGCGGACGAAGGTCCGTTCGGCGATCACACCGGCTACTACAACGAGGTGGACCGCTTCCCGGTTTTCACCATCGAGCGCATTACCCAGCGCGAAAAGCCGATCTATCATAGTACCTACACCGGCCGCCCACCGGATGAGCCAGCAATTCTCGGCGTGGCGTTGAACGAAGTATTCGTACCCATCCTGCAAAAACAGTTTCCCGAGATCACCGACTTCTACCTGCCGCCCGAGGGATGCTCGTACCGCATGGCGGTCGTCTCGATGAAAAAGCAGTACCCTGGCCACGCCAAGCGTGTGATGCTCGGTGTCTGGTCCTTCCTGCGCCAGTTCATGTACACCAAGTTCGTTATCGTCACCGATGACGATGTCAACGTGCGGGACTGGAACGACGTGATCTGGGCGATTACCACGCGCATGGATCCCAAGCGCGACACTGTGATGATCGACAATACGCCGATTGATTACCTCGACTTCGCCTCGCCAGTGTCCGGCCTGGGCAGCAAGATGGGACTTGACGCGACCAACAAGTGGCCGGGAGAGACGACCCGCGAATGGGGCGTGGCGATCAAGCAGGACACAGCGGTAACAGAGCGCATAGACGCCATCTGGAACGAGTTGGGAATCGAATGA
- the rho gene encoding transcription termination factor Rho, translated as MNLTELKQKPITELLEIADQMGLENMGRSRKQDVIFAILKKHAKGGEDIHGDGVLEILQDGFGFLRSADSSYLAGPDDIYVSPSQIRRFNLRTGDTISGKIRPPKDGERYFALLKVDSINFDKPENTKNKILFENLTPLFPDDRLVMEAGNGATEDLMARIIDLCAPIGKGQRGLLVAPPKAGKTLMLQNIASNIARNNPECHLIVLLIDERPEEVTEMQRTVRGEVVASTFDEPPSRHVQVAEMVIEKAKRLVEHKKDVIILLDSITRLARAYNTVIPSSGKVLTGGVDAHALEKPKRFFGAARNIEEGGSLTIIATALVDTGSKMDEVIYEEFKGTGNMEIHLDRKIAEKRTFPAININRSGTRREELLTSEDELQRMWILRKILHSMDEIAAIEFLLDRLKDTKTNDEFFQSMKRSKN; from the coding sequence ATGAACCTGACCGAACTCAAGCAAAAACCCATTACCGAACTGTTAGAAATCGCCGATCAGATGGGCCTCGAGAATATGGGCCGATCACGCAAGCAGGATGTGATTTTCGCCATCCTCAAGAAACATGCGAAAGGCGGTGAAGACATCCACGGCGATGGCGTCCTGGAAATTCTTCAAGATGGTTTCGGTTTTCTCCGCTCGGCTGACTCTTCCTATCTTGCCGGCCCCGACGATATCTACGTTTCTCCCAGCCAGATTCGCCGTTTCAATCTGCGCACGGGCGATACCATTTCCGGCAAGATCCGGCCGCCGAAGGATGGCGAGCGCTACTTCGCGCTCCTGAAGGTCGACTCGATCAACTTCGACAAGCCGGAAAACACCAAGAACAAGATTCTCTTCGAGAACCTGACGCCGCTGTTCCCTGACGATCGACTGGTGATGGAAGCCGGCAACGGCGCCACCGAAGACCTGATGGCGCGGATCATCGATCTGTGCGCGCCGATCGGCAAAGGTCAGCGCGGTCTGCTGGTCGCACCGCCGAAGGCTGGCAAGACGCTGATGCTGCAGAACATCGCCTCGAACATCGCGCGTAACAACCCCGAGTGTCATCTGATCGTTCTGCTGATCGACGAGCGCCCCGAGGAAGTGACCGAAATGCAACGCACGGTGCGCGGCGAAGTGGTTGCTTCGACCTTCGACGAACCGCCGAGCCGTCACGTGCAGGTGGCCGAAATGGTCATCGAGAAGGCCAAGCGCCTTGTCGAGCACAAGAAGGACGTGATCATTCTGCTCGATTCCATCACCCGTCTGGCACGTGCTTACAACACAGTTATCCCGAGCTCCGGCAAGGTCCTCACCGGTGGTGTTGACGCGCATGCGCTGGAAAAGCCCAAGCGTTTCTTTGGTGCAGCAAGGAACATCGAGGAAGGCGGCAGCCTGACCATCATCGCCACCGCGCTGGTCGACACCGGCTCGAAGATGGACGAGGTGATCTACGAGGAATTCAAGGGCACCGGCAACATGGAGATCCATCTGGATCGCAAGATCGCCGAGAAGCGCACCTTCCCTGCAATCAACATCAACCGCTCCGGTACCCGCCGCGAAGAATTGCTGACCAGCGAAGACGAGCTGCAGCGCATGTGGATTCTGCGCAAGATCCTCCATTCCATGGACGAGATCGCCGCCATCGAATTCCTGCTCGACCGTCTGAAGGACACCAAGACCAACGACGAATTCTTCCAGTCGATGAAGCGCAGCAAGAACTAA
- the trxA gene encoding thioredoxin TrxA, which translates to MSDLIVHVTDGSFESEVLKSDGPVLVDYWAEWCGPCKMIAPVLDEIAKDYNGKLKICKLNIDENADTPPKYGVRGIPTLMLFKDGNVEATKVGALSKSQLTAFLDSNI; encoded by the coding sequence ATGAGTGATTTGATCGTGCATGTCACCGACGGCAGCTTCGAAAGCGAAGTACTCAAGTCCGATGGCCCGGTGCTGGTGGATTACTGGGCTGAATGGTGCGGCCCGTGCAAGATGATCGCGCCGGTATTGGACGAAATTGCCAAGGACTACAACGGCAAGCTGAAGATCTGCAAACTGAACATCGACGAGAATGCTGATACGCCGCCCAAGTATGGCGTACGCGGCATCCCCACGCTGATGCTGTTCAAGGACGGCAATGTCGAGGCGACCAAGGTTGGCGCGCTGTCCAAATCGCAACTGACAGCCTTCCTCGACAGCAATATCTGA
- the ppx gene encoding exopolyphosphatase: MVQTEQPDFPLVAAIDLGSNSFHMVLARVDHGEIKILERLGEKVQLAAGLDDDGNLTEEAMQRGLDCLRRFAQLINGLPEGAVRIVGTNALREARNRSQFIRQVRQILGHRVDVVSGREEARLIYLGVAHTLADDAGKRLVVDIGGGSTEFIVGERFESILRESLSIGCVSFSRRYFSDGRITPSRYAEAYTAARLELMQIEQAVQRLDWLEAVGASGTIRTIGQCLQAAGMGQGEVTRDGLQWLKRRVIKLGQIDKLDLPGLKVDRRPILPAGLAILEAVFEALSVDVMYHSEGALREGVLYDLLGRHQHEDVRERTLSALIERYHVDNDQAARVESKAVRLLNKVAEAWGLTDPKYAALLRWAARVHEVGMDIAHHQYHKHGAYLIEHSDLPGFSRQEQQSISLLIRGHRRNLPSQDRLSDFGEEAQPLLRLSMLLRLAILYHHIRGYQEMPALDVEASGDTLSVAFPEGWLDSNPLTQADFQQEMQAWEKVGYTLSVR; this comes from the coding sequence ATGGTGCAGACAGAACAGCCGGACTTTCCGCTGGTAGCGGCAATCGATCTGGGCTCGAACAGCTTCCATATGGTTTTGGCGCGTGTCGATCACGGTGAAATCAAAATCCTCGAGCGACTCGGGGAGAAGGTCCAGCTGGCGGCCGGGCTCGATGACGATGGCAACCTGACCGAAGAGGCGATGCAGCGCGGCCTGGACTGCCTGCGTCGTTTTGCGCAGCTTATCAACGGGTTGCCCGAAGGCGCAGTACGCATCGTAGGAACCAACGCGTTGCGCGAAGCGCGCAATCGCAGCCAGTTCATCCGCCAGGTGCGGCAGATCCTCGGCCACCGGGTAGACGTCGTGTCCGGCCGGGAAGAGGCGCGGCTGATTTATCTGGGCGTCGCCCATACGCTCGCTGACGACGCCGGAAAGCGCCTGGTTGTGGATATCGGCGGGGGCAGTACCGAATTCATCGTCGGCGAGCGATTCGAGTCGATTCTTCGGGAGAGTCTGTCGATTGGTTGCGTATCCTTCAGCCGGCGATATTTTTCCGATGGACGCATCACGCCGTCACGCTACGCCGAGGCGTATACCGCCGCGCGCCTGGAGCTGATGCAGATCGAGCAGGCGGTCCAGCGGCTCGACTGGCTGGAGGCGGTCGGCGCCTCGGGTACCATCCGTACCATAGGCCAGTGCCTGCAGGCAGCCGGCATGGGGCAGGGCGAGGTCACCCGCGACGGCCTGCAGTGGCTCAAGCGACGGGTGATCAAGCTCGGGCAGATCGACAAGCTCGACCTGCCCGGCCTGAAGGTTGATCGGCGTCCCATCCTTCCTGCCGGGCTGGCTATTCTCGAAGCCGTCTTCGAAGCCTTGAGCGTTGACGTGATGTACCACTCGGAGGGAGCGTTACGCGAAGGGGTGCTCTACGATCTGCTCGGCCGGCATCAGCACGAAGACGTCCGCGAGCGCACCTTGAGCGCGCTGATCGAGCGCTACCATGTCGATAACGACCAGGCTGCGCGCGTCGAATCCAAGGCGGTCAGGCTGCTGAACAAGGTGGCTGAAGCCTGGGGGCTGACTGACCCGAAGTACGCCGCCCTGCTTCGCTGGGCGGCCCGCGTGCATGAGGTAGGCATGGACATTGCCCATCACCAGTATCACAAGCACGGCGCCTACCTGATCGAACATTCTGACCTGCCGGGGTTTTCGCGGCAGGAGCAGCAATCCATATCGCTGCTCATCCGCGGTCATCGGCGCAACCTGCCGAGCCAGGATCGGCTGAGTGATTTCGGCGAAGAGGCGCAACCGTTGCTGCGCCTGAGTATGCTGTTGCGCCTGGCGATCCTTTATCACCACATCCGCGGCTACCAGGAAATGCCGGCGCTCGACGTGGAAGCGTCGGGCGATACGCTCAGTGTGGCTTTTCCGGAGGGCTGGTTGGACAGCAACCCGCTCACCCAGGCCGACTTCCAGCAGGAAATGCAGGCCTGGGAGAAGGTGGGTTACACGCTCAGCGTGCGTTGA
- the ppk1 gene encoding polyphosphate kinase 1: MSEAKDPAQSLPVVRSAPALTAPAEPAAPAADINAPELFIHRELSQLQFNIRVLEQALDESYPILERLKFLLIFSSNLDEFFEIRVAGLKKQITFAREQTGPDGLQPQQVLTKISELAHQQVNRQYAILNDVLLPQLAEKGIRFARRHQWTHKQTLWVRRYFRQEVAPVISPIGLDPTHPFPLLVNKSLNFIVQLEGTDAFGRDSGLAIIPAPRSLPRLIRLPEELCEAGGDAFVFLSSMIHAHADELFPGMKVLGCYQFRLTRNADLIVDPDEVDDLARALRGELLSRRYGDAVRLEVADNCPKPLTDFLLKQFGLSEAELYEVNGPVNLTRLFSITALENHPELQFPPFSPGIPKLLSSADNLFQAISKQDILLLHPYESFSPVVDLLRQAAQDTNVLAIKQTLYRTGANSEIVNALVDAARNGKEVTVVIELRARFDEESNLQLASRLQQAGAVVIYGVVGFKTHAKMMLILRREDKVLRRYAHLGTGNYHAGNARLYTDYSILTSDLALTEDVHKLFNQLIGMGKTLRMKKLLQAPFTLKKRLLELINRETLAAQAGKPAQIIAKVNALTDAKIIKAMYKASQAGVRIDLIVRGMCCLRPGIPGVSHNINVRSIVGRFLEHSRVYYFLNEGQDQVWLSSADMMERNLEKRVETCFPLEGKKLITRAKQELQVFLTDNTQSWILQPDGSYVRSSPSGNQLARSAQSTLLDKLGNSPQRTLSV, from the coding sequence ATGAGCGAAGCGAAGGACCCGGCGCAGTCACTGCCAGTGGTGCGTAGCGCACCGGCATTGACCGCACCTGCCGAGCCCGCCGCACCAGCCGCCGATATCAATGCCCCCGAGCTGTTCATCCACCGTGAGCTGTCGCAGTTGCAGTTCAACATACGCGTGTTGGAACAGGCGCTCGATGAGTCCTATCCGATTCTTGAACGGCTGAAATTCCTGCTGATCTTTTCCAGCAACCTGGACGAATTCTTCGAAATTCGCGTCGCCGGTCTGAAAAAACAGATCACCTTTGCCCGCGAACAGACCGGTCCTGACGGCCTGCAGCCGCAGCAGGTGCTGACCAAGATCAGCGAACTGGCGCATCAGCAGGTCAATCGCCAGTACGCCATCCTCAACGATGTTCTGTTGCCTCAATTGGCTGAGAAAGGCATTCGCTTTGCACGCCGGCACCAGTGGACGCACAAGCAGACCCTGTGGGTGCGCCGCTATTTCCGCCAGGAAGTCGCTCCGGTAATCAGTCCGATCGGCCTCGACCCCACCCATCCGTTCCCGCTGCTGGTGAACAAGAGCCTGAACTTCATCGTCCAGCTCGAAGGCACCGACGCCTTCGGCCGCGATTCCGGTCTGGCGATCATTCCCGCCCCGCGTTCGCTACCGCGCCTGATACGTCTCCCGGAAGAGCTGTGCGAAGCTGGCGGCGACGCGTTCGTCTTCCTCTCGTCGATGATTCACGCGCACGCCGATGAACTGTTCCCCGGCATGAAGGTCCTTGGCTGCTACCAGTTCCGTCTCACCCGTAACGCCGACCTCATCGTGGACCCCGACGAAGTGGACGATCTGGCCCGCGCCCTGCGTGGCGAGTTGCTCTCGCGTCGCTACGGCGATGCGGTGCGCCTGGAGGTAGCTGACAACTGTCCGAAACCGCTGACTGATTTCCTGCTCAAGCAGTTCGGGCTCAGCGAGGCGGAGCTCTACGAGGTCAATGGTCCGGTCAACCTGACCCGGCTGTTTTCCATCACCGCGCTCGAGAACCATCCGGAACTGCAGTTCCCGCCATTCAGCCCCGGCATACCCAAGCTTCTGTCCAGCGCCGACAACCTGTTCCAGGCGATCAGCAAGCAGGACATCCTGTTGCTGCATCCTTACGAATCGTTCAGTCCGGTGGTCGACCTGCTGCGCCAGGCCGCGCAGGATACGAATGTGCTGGCGATCAAGCAGACGCTGTATCGCACCGGTGCCAACTCTGAAATCGTCAACGCGCTGGTGGATGCTGCGCGAAACGGAAAGGAAGTCACGGTGGTGATCGAGCTGCGTGCGCGGTTTGATGAAGAATCCAACCTGCAGCTGGCGAGCCGCCTTCAACAGGCGGGTGCGGTCGTCATTTACGGCGTGGTCGGCTTCAAGACCCACGCGAAGATGATGTTGATCCTGCGCCGCGAAGACAAGGTGCTGCGCCGCTATGCTCACCTCGGCACCGGCAACTACCACGCCGGCAATGCCCGGCTATACACCGACTACAGCATCCTGACTTCCGATCTGGCGTTGACGGAAGACGTGCACAAACTGTTCAACCAATTGATCGGCATGGGCAAGACCCTGCGCATGAAGAAGCTGCTGCAGGCGCCTTTTACGCTGAAAAAGCGGTTGCTCGAGCTGATCAACCGGGAAACTCTCGCGGCACAGGCCGGCAAGCCCGCGCAGATCATCGCCAAGGTCAACGCACTGACCGACGCCAAGATCATCAAGGCGATGTACAAGGCATCGCAGGCGGGGGTGAGGATCGATCTGATCGTGCGAGGCATGTGCTGCCTGCGCCCCGGCATTCCCGGCGTGTCGCATAACATCAATGTGCGGTCCATCGTCGGCCGGTTCCTTGAGCACAGCCGGGTGTACTACTTCCTCAATGAAGGTCAGGACCAGGTCTGGCTGTCGAGTGCCGACATGATGGAGCGAAACCTGGAAAAGCGCGTTGAGACCTGCTTCCCGCTGGAAGGCAAGAAGCTGATCACGCGGGCCAAGCAAGAACTGCAGGTGTTTCTGACCGATAATACGCAGAGCTGGATTCTGCAGCCTGACGGCAGTTACGTGCGCAGCAGCCCTTCAGGCAACCAGCTTGCCCGCAGCGCGCAAAGCACGCTGCTCGACAAGCTGGGCAACTCGCCTCAACGCACGCTGAGCGTGTAA
- the hemB gene encoding porphobilinogen synthase, whose amino-acid sequence MSFDPANRQFPLSRLRRLRRDDFSRRLVRETRLSVDDLIYPVFVLEGENQREAVPSMPGVDRLSIDLLVEEAAELVELGIPAVALFPVTPIERKSLDAAEAYNPEGLAQRATRALKQAFPQLGVITDVALDPFTTHGQDGIIDDAGYVLNDITVETLVKQTLSHAEAGADIVAPSDMMDGRVGAMRYALEEAGYTNTRILAYSAKYASAYYGPFRDAVGSAGNLGKGNKATYQMDPANTDEALHEVAQDLAEGADMVMVKPGMPYLDIVHRVKVTFKVPTFVYQVSGEYAMHQAAIANGWLSEAVILESLTAIKRAGADAILTYFAKTAARQLRQSN is encoded by the coding sequence GTGAGCTTTGATCCTGCAAATCGCCAGTTTCCGCTGAGCCGCCTGCGGCGGTTGCGGCGTGACGATTTTTCCCGTCGCCTGGTCCGCGAGACGCGCCTGAGCGTCGACGATCTGATCTACCCCGTATTCGTTCTCGAAGGTGAAAACCAGCGCGAAGCCGTGCCTTCCATGCCCGGTGTCGACCGGCTTTCGATCGATCTGCTGGTCGAAGAGGCCGCCGAACTGGTCGAACTGGGCATTCCGGCTGTAGCGCTGTTCCCCGTCACTCCGATCGAGCGCAAGTCGCTGGATGCTGCTGAAGCGTATAACCCCGAAGGTCTTGCCCAACGCGCCACGCGGGCGCTGAAGCAGGCGTTTCCGCAGCTAGGGGTGATCACTGACGTAGCATTGGACCCGTTCACCACGCACGGCCAGGACGGCATCATCGATGACGCCGGCTACGTGCTCAACGACATCACCGTCGAGACGCTGGTCAAGCAGACGCTGTCGCACGCCGAAGCAGGTGCCGACATCGTCGCGCCGTCGGACATGATGGATGGCCGCGTCGGCGCCATGCGTTATGCGCTGGAAGAAGCCGGTTACACCAACACCCGCATCCTGGCGTACTCGGCAAAATATGCCAGCGCCTACTATGGACCCTTCCGCGACGCGGTGGGCTCGGCGGGCAATCTGGGCAAAGGCAACAAGGCCACGTACCAGATGGATCCGGCGAATACCGATGAAGCTCTGCACGAAGTGGCGCAAGATCTCGCCGAGGGCGCCGACATGGTGATGGTCAAGCCCGGCATGCCGTATCTGGACATCGTCCATCGCGTGAAGGTGACCTTCAAGGTCCCGACCTTCGTCTACCAGGTGAGCGGCGAATACGCTATGCACCAGGCCGCCATTGCCAACGGCTGGCTGAGCGAGGCAGTAATTCTCGAATCGCTGACCGCGATCAAGCGCGCCGGCGCGGACGCCATTCTGACCTATTTTGCCAAGACCGCAGCCCGTCAGCTGCGACAGTCGAACTAA